In Bacteroidia bacterium, a genomic segment contains:
- a CDS encoding PQQ-dependent sugar dehydrogenase — protein MSCSLNSAFDKKIRFLLVFVLSALSLSNSIAQPTDFADQLVSSGFNKAEGITFDYMGRMYIWEKRGTVSIIQDGNKLPNYLIDIQEEVANHNDHGLNGFALDPNFQSNGYIYLLYSVDRHHLMKFGTPAYNPNTNDYNQATISRLTRYTADASNNFNSVIPGSRTILIGDSVHNGIPMLGTTHSVGSLVFGTDGTLMVCSGDMYFHENAPNNYEQQALVDGIIGADEVIGPWRAQYLGSLNGKVLRVDPATGDGVASNPFYDAAHPRSAQSRVWALGLRNPFRMVIESETGSHNPNDGDPGIFVVGDVGFSTWEETSVISGPGQNFGWPLFEGSTEAPPYVANEPYNMGAPTPSGCSQPYYKFSDLLSTTGSWPDPCNPGQQIPSSQYHLFTHTKPVFDYHHGTNISRVVVNGNVISMNSDPSYGSAFSGNAAIGGLFYEGADFPPEWRGYYAADFGEGWIKHVEFDNEFNPIQITPFIKIAGSIPAIAASPTEPGIFYIDFYEKEIRKITYQPANLPPTARGTSNKIYGVSPLTVDFDASTSSDPDNDPLDYVWDFKDGSPVVHSITATHTFTAPSSAPAEFDVVLTVIDDDLEKDSMIITISLNNTPPQIVSTSLDNVHYFDMSGNSVVPLNAVVTDAEHGPSELTYTWVTSLRHFNHEHQEADDHAASTTTILSPVGCDDIMYFYRIYLTVKDAAGLSSNLIRDIYPNCGGPVGLSDFLNYISGQSTILDVLSNDQPNNGNAIDPTSVSVVDPPEWGTVSVNPLTGQITYTHNGGPQKEDWFSYKVNDVFGTPSAVIMVTLKESSGGNGFPVEYLSVNAFAKGDHVDLEWVTSSETNNDFFTIERSSDGKVFWQIQEVDGKGTTQEPTYYKSTDEDPLPGTSYYRLRQTDLNGHMSFSSVMEVNIDPRGLGMKLQVAPNPVQHGDKFSVHFIAAETRPVYLEIFDLNGRHIYSTNYSATRGLNELPLSSDTLTPGIYFIRLSNYFQSETAKVIIR, from the coding sequence ATGAGCTGCTCATTAAATTCCGCTTTCGATAAGAAAATCCGTTTCCTGCTTGTATTTGTGTTAAGTGCGCTATCGTTAAGTAATAGCATTGCCCAACCCACCGATTTTGCAGATCAATTGGTTTCTTCCGGCTTTAACAAAGCAGAAGGAATCACCTTTGACTATATGGGCCGGATGTATATATGGGAAAAAAGAGGGACTGTCAGCATTATACAAGACGGGAATAAATTGCCCAACTATCTGATTGACATACAGGAAGAAGTAGCTAACCACAACGACCACGGATTAAACGGGTTTGCCCTTGATCCCAATTTTCAGTCAAACGGCTACATTTATCTCCTGTATTCTGTTGACAGACATCACCTGATGAAATTTGGCACTCCGGCCTACAATCCAAATACCAATGACTACAATCAGGCAACCATTTCACGACTGACCAGATATACAGCAGATGCCTCAAACAACTTCAACAGTGTCATACCCGGCAGCCGTACCATTTTGATTGGAGATTCGGTTCACAATGGAATTCCGATGCTGGGCACAACGCACTCCGTAGGCAGCCTCGTGTTTGGCACAGATGGAACATTAATGGTATGTAGCGGGGATATGTATTTTCATGAAAATGCCCCAAATAACTATGAGCAGCAGGCTTTGGTCGATGGTATCATAGGTGCCGATGAAGTCATTGGCCCATGGCGGGCACAATATCTCGGTTCTCTCAATGGGAAGGTACTTCGTGTGGATCCGGCTACCGGCGACGGCGTTGCGAGCAACCCCTTTTACGATGCAGCACACCCGCGTTCTGCCCAATCAAGAGTTTGGGCATTAGGATTAAGAAACCCATTCCGCATGGTTATAGAGTCTGAAACTGGCAGCCATAACCCCAATGACGGCGATCCCGGGATTTTTGTAGTCGGAGACGTTGGGTTTTCAACCTGGGAAGAAACGAGTGTGATTTCAGGACCCGGGCAAAATTTTGGATGGCCATTATTCGAAGGGAGTACAGAAGCGCCACCATACGTTGCAAACGAACCTTACAATATGGGAGCTCCTACCCCATCGGGTTGTTCACAGCCTTACTACAAATTTTCGGATCTCCTTTCCACAACGGGTTCATGGCCTGACCCATGTAATCCGGGTCAGCAGATTCCATCCTCTCAATATCACCTTTTTACACATACAAAACCCGTATTTGATTATCATCACGGAACCAATATCTCGCGGGTGGTGGTAAATGGAAACGTCATCAGCATGAATTCTGATCCGTCTTACGGATCTGCATTTAGTGGAAATGCAGCGATTGGCGGATTATTTTATGAAGGCGCAGATTTCCCACCAGAGTGGAGAGGGTATTATGCAGCGGATTTCGGTGAAGGCTGGATTAAACATGTTGAGTTTGACAACGAGTTTAATCCTATACAAATCACACCTTTTATAAAAATCGCAGGAAGTATTCCGGCAATTGCCGCGAGCCCCACTGAGCCAGGTATATTTTATATCGATTTTTACGAAAAAGAGATCAGGAAAATCACTTACCAACCGGCAAATCTTCCGCCTACGGCCAGAGGAACGAGCAATAAGATTTATGGTGTCAGCCCATTGACTGTCGATTTTGATGCCAGTACGAGCAGCGATCCGGATAATGATCCTTTGGACTACGTCTGGGATTTCAAAGACGGTTCGCCAGTAGTTCATAGCATTACCGCAACCCATACGTTTACAGCACCTTCCAGTGCTCCGGCAGAGTTTGATGTGGTTTTGACCGTAATAGATGACGATTTGGAAAAGGATTCAATGATCATTACCATTTCGCTCAACAATACACCACCGCAAATTGTATCTACCAGCCTTGACAATGTCCATTATTTCGACATGTCGGGCAATAGTGTAGTACCGTTAAATGCTGTAGTTACAGATGCAGAACACGGCCCTTCAGAGCTCACTTATACATGGGTAACTTCTCTCCGGCATTTCAACCATGAGCATCAGGAGGCCGATGACCATGCAGCATCTACCACCACGATTCTTTCTCCCGTAGGATGTGATGACATCATGTACTTCTACCGGATTTATCTGACGGTAAAAGATGCAGCAGGACTTTCCAGCAATTTGATCCGGGATATATATCCGAATTGTGGCGGACCTGTTGGCCTCTCCGATTTTCTCAACTACATCTCCGGACAGAGTACCATTCTGGATGTGCTGAGCAATGATCAACCCAATAATGGCAACGCCATTGATCCCACCTCAGTATCTGTAGTAGATCCGCCTGAGTGGGGAACGGTTTCTGTAAATCCGCTTACAGGTCAAATTACCTACACCCACAATGGAGGGCCACAAAAAGAAGATTGGTTTAGCTATAAGGTGAATGACGTTTTCGGAACCCCATCGGCAGTAATCATGGTAACACTGAAAGAGTCCTCCGGTGGAAATGGTTTCCCTGTTGAATATCTATCTGTAAATGCGTTTGCCAAAGGAGATCATGTAGATTTGGAATGGGTAACATCCAGTGAAACCAACAATGATTTTTTCACCATCGAGCGGTCTTCTGACGGTAAAGTTTTCTGGCAAATTCAAGAGGTCGATGGAAAAGGGACTACCCAGGAGCCGACCTATTATAAATCTACTGATGAAGATCCTCTGCCGGGTACCTCCTACTATCGCCTGCGGCAGACAGACCTGAATGGACATATGAGTTTCTCCTCGGTAATGGAAGTAAACATCGATCCCCGCGGTCTGGGAATGAAACTACAGGTAGCGCCAAATCCGGTACAGCATGGGGACAAATTTTCAGTACACTTTATAGCTGCGGAAACCCGTCCCGTTTATCTCGAAATATTTGATTTGAACGGAAGGCATATTTATAGTACCAACTATTCCGCGACCCGCGGGCTCAATGAGCTGCCGTTATCTTCGGATACCCTTACCCCTGGCATTTATTTTATCAGGCTGTCGAATTACTTTCAGTCAGAGACAGCCAAAGTCATCATTCGTTAA
- a CDS encoding PQQ-dependent sugar dehydrogenase, which translates to MRVISFVRLFMFMLIPEMMGLHILLAQPPGFADQLVVSGFNKPEGIAFAPNGLMYVWDKPGIVYVVENGVKLPTPLIDISEEVANHNDLGLSGFALDPDFWTNGYYYLLYNVDRHHLLHYGTTSYSATANEYNNATIARLTRYTANAANGYKTTIPGSRFVLLGTNIADGIPVTAPSHSAGSLVFMLDKTLMVSVGDAYSGSTPSLDYSAQGIIDGIVDSVYAAIGRYRAQYPYVLNGKILRLDPATGDGLPSNPYFDPTKPRAAQSRIWAMGFRNPFRMVYLPGTGEHNPALGDPGTLMIGHVGHNDREELDIITAAGQNSGWPIFEGVDTNFVNLADLPPGFSTYVNHKFPAFEYRHGTPLSHITAGGTVYEMGLTNPSYGNATAGTCAMGGIFYEGMDFPPLYRNVYYHMDFSDGWVKAIRLDANNEPDSVYDFINNGPSMACLAASPTEPGMFYVDYYAKEVRKIVYAPANLPPTAVAMADTNFGPGPLTVQFDGSNSSDPDNDPLLFSWDFDDGSPLNTSISPQHIFSPPTSAPAQYVVKLTVTDDDGESHTDSLIISLNNTPPVIVSSSLDNVFSYDMSGLTTVPLNAVVTDAEHGPSQLFYSWQTSLHHSDHSHPEPDDTAKVSSTGLQPIGCDGVLYFYRITLTVTDAAGLSATIHKDLYPDCGGPIGQTDLFGFTPAMSTVLNVLANDIAGPAPIDPGTVSIVTPPIQGTVVVNPANGLISYNYFGSTDSTDHFSYQVEDLLGNVSPVTLVELVSGLPDVLLQIVSFQIQSELQGESVQITWDDPSPENLREFVIERSADGRYFREIMVVSPEKSHPATSFAATDRMPLAGQNFYRVRRTDKTGYSSYSNQTEINVPILSAGLNLRMYPNPAVEEGKIVLTYHLEESAQCFLEIVDLRGKKMIEKTRTGTAGENEWNLRTQGLAAGLYLVRVSTETDTQILKLIIR; encoded by the coding sequence ATGCGTGTCATATCATTTGTCCGGCTGTTTATGTTTATGCTCATCCCGGAGATGATGGGATTACATATCCTCCTGGCTCAACCGCCAGGATTTGCCGACCAACTGGTCGTCTCCGGCTTTAATAAGCCTGAAGGAATCGCCTTTGCCCCCAATGGACTTATGTATGTCTGGGATAAACCCGGCATCGTATATGTGGTCGAAAATGGGGTCAAACTGCCAACTCCCCTGATAGATATCAGTGAAGAAGTGGCCAACCACAACGACCTGGGGCTCAGCGGCTTTGCCCTTGATCCTGACTTCTGGACCAATGGCTATTATTATCTCCTTTACAATGTGGACCGGCACCATCTGCTGCATTATGGAACCACTTCATACAGCGCCACTGCCAACGAATACAACAACGCAACTATTGCACGCCTGACCCGCTATACAGCCAACGCTGCCAACGGATATAAAACTACGATTCCAGGCAGCAGGTTTGTCCTTTTGGGAACAAATATTGCCGATGGGATCCCTGTAACCGCTCCTTCACACAGCGCGGGCAGTCTCGTTTTTATGCTTGACAAAACCCTCATGGTCTCTGTCGGCGATGCGTACTCCGGCTCTACCCCATCACTGGATTACTCCGCACAGGGCATTATTGATGGGATTGTCGATTCTGTTTATGCCGCCATTGGCAGATACCGCGCACAATATCCCTATGTGCTCAATGGAAAAATCCTTCGTCTCGACCCTGCTACGGGAGACGGGCTTCCCAGCAATCCTTATTTTGACCCGACAAAACCACGTGCTGCCCAATCCCGAATCTGGGCAATGGGCTTCCGCAACCCTTTTCGCATGGTCTATCTCCCCGGCACAGGTGAGCATAACCCCGCACTTGGGGATCCGGGTACACTGATGATCGGCCATGTAGGACATAATGACCGGGAGGAACTCGATATCATTACTGCCGCAGGCCAAAACTCCGGCTGGCCGATTTTTGAAGGGGTGGACACCAATTTTGTCAACCTCGCCGACTTACCCCCGGGCTTCTCTACTTACGTAAACCACAAATTCCCTGCATTTGAATATCGGCATGGTACGCCGCTTTCTCATATTACTGCCGGGGGAACGGTCTATGAGATGGGACTCACCAATCCTTCGTATGGCAATGCGACGGCGGGTACCTGCGCAATGGGAGGGATTTTTTATGAAGGCATGGATTTTCCTCCACTCTACCGCAACGTATATTATCATATGGATTTCAGCGATGGCTGGGTAAAAGCCATTCGCCTTGACGCAAACAATGAGCCGGACTCTGTCTATGATTTTATTAATAACGGACCTTCCATGGCTTGTCTGGCTGCCAGTCCAACCGAGCCCGGAATGTTTTATGTAGATTATTATGCTAAAGAGGTACGCAAAATTGTATATGCACCTGCAAATCTGCCCCCCACAGCTGTAGCAATGGCTGATACCAATTTTGGTCCGGGTCCGCTGACTGTCCAATTTGACGGGAGCAATTCCTCCGACCCCGACAATGACCCCCTGTTGTTTTCCTGGGATTTTGATGATGGCTCTCCGTTGAATACGTCCATCAGCCCCCAACATATTTTTTCACCCCCGACTTCCGCCCCTGCGCAGTATGTGGTAAAGCTTACCGTAACAGATGATGATGGTGAATCCCATACAGATTCGCTGATCATTTCCCTCAATAATACCCCGCCGGTAATTGTCTCTTCAAGTCTGGACAATGTCTTTTCTTATGACATGTCAGGCCTGACCACGGTTCCGCTGAATGCAGTAGTCACCGATGCCGAACACGGCCCTTCCCAACTGTTTTATTCCTGGCAAACGTCACTTCACCATTCTGACCATAGCCATCCGGAACCAGACGACACCGCCAAAGTTTCCTCCACCGGGCTTCAGCCGATCGGATGCGATGGGGTATTGTATTTTTACAGAATTACCCTGACGGTCACTGATGCAGCAGGATTATCGGCCACGATCCACAAGGACTTGTACCCGGATTGCGGTGGCCCCATCGGGCAAACAGATTTGTTTGGTTTTACTCCGGCGATGAGTACCGTATTAAATGTGCTGGCCAATGACATTGCAGGTCCGGCACCGATAGACCCGGGTACTGTCTCTATTGTAACGCCGCCAATACAGGGCACGGTGGTGGTAAATCCGGCCAACGGGCTGATCAGCTACAATTATTTTGGCAGTACAGATTCCACCGACCATTTTTCTTACCAGGTAGAAGATTTATTGGGAAATGTATCCCCCGTTACCCTGGTCGAACTGGTAAGCGGGCTTCCCGATGTATTGTTGCAAATTGTGAGTTTTCAGATTCAGAGCGAATTGCAGGGAGAATCTGTACAAATCACCTGGGATGATCCCTCACCGGAAAACCTCCGCGAATTCGTCATCGAAAGATCAGCCGACGGCAGGTATTTTCGGGAAATCATGGTTGTTTCTCCTGAAAAAAGTCATCCAGCCACATCGTTTGCGGCGACCGATCGTATGCCCCTGGCAGGACAAAATTTCTATCGGGTCAGACGCACAGATAAAACCGGATATAGCAGCTATTCCAACCAGACAGAAATTAATGTTCCCATCCTTTCCGCCGGGCTAAACCTCCGTATGTATCCCAATCCGGCGGTTGAAGAAGGGAAGATTGTACTTACCTACCACCTGGAAGAAAGTGCGCAGTGTTTCCTTGAAATCGTTGACCTTCGCGGGAAAAAGATGATAGAAAAAACCCGAACAGGAACTGCCGGTGAAAATGAATGGAATCTCCGAACACAAGGACTGGCAGCTGGTCTTTACCTGGTCAGAGTTTCTACAGAAACTGATACGCAAATCCTCAAACTGATAATCAGATAG
- a CDS encoding ferric reductase-like transmembrane domain-containing protein has protein sequence MSVTYKAIGWNRQKKIYDWLIFGLVILYIGAYVGLSVVFTPEVTPETLIIRAFGSLSILMLHVVLAIGPLARLDQRFLPLLYNRRHLGVSMFLIAAVHGIFSIIQFHALGSLHPLVSLFVSNSDYGSLSGFPFEVLGFFPLVILFLMAATSHDFWLNTLSPRVWKALHMMVYLAWGMLIMHVMLGVVQYNTSLVSVSLVGSSMTFLIVIHLMAGLKQHRENNQQNLVEDGFVRVCDLAEIPDKRAKMILAGGENIAIFRYGNHLSAISNICKHQNGPLGEGKIVNGCIVCPWHGYEYKPEDGTSPPPFKEKVATYDLLMRGTVVYVNPSPHPEGTRVEPVKIS, from the coding sequence ATGTCAGTAACTTATAAAGCAATCGGCTGGAACCGGCAGAAGAAGATCTACGACTGGCTGATTTTCGGGTTGGTTATCCTTTATATCGGAGCCTATGTGGGACTCAGTGTGGTTTTTACCCCTGAGGTAACCCCTGAGACTTTGATAATCAGGGCTTTCGGAAGCCTGTCAATCCTCATGTTGCATGTGGTGCTGGCAATTGGGCCGCTGGCCCGTCTTGATCAGCGGTTTTTACCGTTGCTGTACAACCGCCGGCATCTCGGCGTATCTATGTTTCTGATTGCAGCTGTACATGGGATATTCAGCATCATCCAGTTTCATGCATTGGGTTCTCTCCATCCATTGGTTTCGCTGTTTGTGTCCAATTCTGACTATGGGAGTTTGTCGGGATTCCCTTTCGAAGTTTTGGGTTTTTTCCCGCTGGTGATTCTGTTTCTGATGGCAGCTACCAGTCATGATTTCTGGCTCAATACGCTGAGTCCGCGTGTCTGGAAAGCCCTGCATATGATGGTCTATCTTGCCTGGGGTATGTTGATCATGCATGTGATGCTGGGCGTCGTGCAGTACAATACTTCGCTGGTATCGGTGAGCCTGGTCGGTTCGAGCATGACTTTCCTGATTGTGATTCACCTGATGGCCGGTCTAAAACAGCACCGGGAAAATAATCAACAGAATCTGGTAGAGGACGGTTTTGTTCGTGTCTGTGATTTGGCAGAAATTCCCGATAAACGGGCAAAAATGATTCTGGCAGGCGGAGAAAATATCGCCATTTTCCGCTATGGCAATCATCTGTCGGCTATTTCCAATATTTGTAAACACCAGAATGGCCCGCTGGGAGAAGGGAAAATAGTCAATGGCTGTATCGTATGCCCCTGGCATGGGTACGAATACAAGCCGGAAGATGGTACATCCCCACCGCCTTTTAAGGAAAAAGTCGCTACTTATGATCTTCTGATGAGGGGAACCGTCGTCTATGTAAACCCTTCGCCTCATCCTGAGGGCACGCGGGTAGAACCTGTGAAAATTTCTTAA